The following DNA comes from Triticum aestivum cultivar Chinese Spring chromosome 3D, IWGSC CS RefSeq v2.1, whole genome shotgun sequence.
TATATAAACGCATAAATGCACATCAGCTCACCAGCTGAGAGGTTGGACGACATCCGGCAAGGGTGGCAGAGCTGATGGCTCTGCAATCTTTCGGCGAATAAATGGGCATCGGCCCGCCCATGCAAGTACACGGGGAAGGAAGGTGGAACTGAACTTTGGGTTGTATCATTGCAACGCTATCGATCGAAGTCGAACAGCATGTGAGAGGACCACGAGCGAGGCCGATGCTGGATCGATCGACCTACCTGCTTGAACATCCTTTAATGGCGGCCTCTGCCTCACATGCATCGCATGTCCGATCTTCGTGCGTGTAGATAGTAAAATGTCAGTGGTGCCATGCTCAGTTCCTGTTTATTGGTGATGCGGATTGGACGCATGCCAGTGATGCTGTTGTCGGAAGCGACGGGTCGATGTAAATAAACAAGCTAGTAGATGGGAACCCTACACTGTGTGCGTGGTGTGCCATGCTACCTGGTCAAGACAAGATCCTGAAAGGCGGGTTACACTGTCACTCGAGCCATCAAGTCTAGAATTTTCGTTAATTTTCGTGATCTACGGAGCCTCCCTCGTCACCATTTTTCTACAGTTTGGTTTGATTATAAAATTATGATAAGATCATAAGGTGGGTTTTCCTTGATCTTCGCGGGTTGACAACTTTCGTGATAACTTACGAACAGATACTTTGCGGAATTGTTATGGCCAATTACTGGAATTTGGACGGTCCACTACAAGCTTTCACTCCATCGCTCGTACATGTACGGACGTGCCCAACAGATTCTTCTCTACACGTATAGCTAGCTTAGCTGCCGGCCTGCCGGTACTACACAATCAATCAGTAGTAGAATTCCACGATCTTAATTAATTAAGCATATATACAAGTCTAAACAAGCCATTAATAGTTGCTTTCATGCACTAAATGTTAATTGCAGCTCCAGGTACGTACACTACTCAACATCCCAACGTCGACACTCCTACATGCTGGCACTAAAACAAGAAATGAAGAAGCATGATACTCGATGATGAAAAGAAAATCTGCTATTCTTCAATCACTCTTTATATGCATATATATCTGCAGCGAAAAGGTGATGATCAACCTGCACAATATCTACTCAGTCCAGCTTGATCTGCGTGCGTATCCCTTCCGTGGGATCGATCAGTCAAGAAGAAAAGCcatgaaaaagaagaaaacaaaaagctACATCGATCGCATCGCGGCAGATCGATGCTTCGTGTCTCCTAAGTTAATCAATcacccgccatggccgccgccgtcgtcaagcCTTCTGACGGGCACCTAGGAAGTTAGCTACGCGCGACAGCCACTGTAACCTCACCGGCAGCCTGCCGGCGAAGCTGCGCGACCGGACGTAGAGCACGACGCAGAGCAGCGTGCCGACGACGCAGGTGGCGCCCCAGATGGCGAAGGTGGCCTGGTAGCAGCTGGCGCCGGAGCAGCTGGCGGCCCCGCGCGCGCCGGCCTCCCGCTGGTACAGGAACGCCGAGAAGTAGCCGAAGCAGAGCGAGCCGACGGGGATGTTGGACACGAGGACGTTGTGGTTGACGCCGAAGTTCTTGGCGCCGAACAGCTCGCTCGTCGCCGACACCGCCACCGACGTGATGGCCCCCGTGCAGGTCCCGATGATGGCCGTGCTCGCGTACAGGAAGACGCTGCCCGGGTTGAGCAGCAGGAAGAAGGCGCACGCCATGGGCGCCATCAGCGACGCCATGGACCCCGTCCGCGATATGCTGTGGCCGCTTCTGCACCACAAACCAACGAATTCAGTTAGCCGCCGCTTCCGTTTCTTCTGCTTCTGGAAACAAGTGAAATTGCATGGACAAAAGCAGAGAAGATTCGATTCCACTCTAGAACTAGAAGTTGTTGATGGTTACAAGTTTCCCATTTAAAAGGACCCCATGAATCCTGGAGGGAGACTCCAAGAAGATCTCAAGGGCCCAATCGGACGAAAATAAATGTTAATCTAATCATGCAAGTGTGTGTGGAAAGAATGGTGAAGTGCTTACTTTGcagagtagtagtccatgaaggaCGGGAGGAGGCGACCGAAGAATCCGAAGGAAGACGACAGCGAGACCAGGGTGGAAGTCTGCCCGAGACCTCGCGACTCGGCAATCTGCCCCAGATTGTTGAGGAAGACCAGGCCCAGGGTGCCGCTGAACATGTAGCTGAAGAAGTAGAGCCAGAAGTCCGGCTTCTTGAGCAGCTGGAGGCCTCCGACCTCCTCCTGGGGATCCTCCTCCGCGGCGACGATCTCTTCCTCCTTGGTCTCGAGGTCCATCACCTCGATCACGACCACCGCGTCGTCGCTGCCGAGATCGTGGATCCTGTTCTCGCGCTTCGCCTCCCAGATCTTGTTCATGCTCTGACGGATCTTGAGCGCCGCCGGGATGAGCATGGGGACGGCGAGGAGCACGCTGAGGCTGATCATGTGCTCCCTGGAGGACAGCCCGCTGGCCGTAGAGCCGATGCTGCCGACCACGGCGCACGCGCCCGTGGCGAGGGTGATGGCGAACATGACGAGGAATGCCGTGTCCGTGCTCGCCATGGAGTCGGTCTTGAGGTCGAACAGCCTGAGGGCCGGCGCCACGAACACGGTGACGATCATCGGCACGACGGCATTGAGGAGGAGGTACGTCTTGGCCTTGGAGTCGGCCAGGCGGGGCAAGCTCTCGGCCAGGCTGGTGTACACCTTGGCGCTGAGGCCGAGGTAGCTGGTGGCGAGGCTGACGGCGACGCGGCTCCTGGACGCGAAGTTCTTGATGCAGAGGAGGTAGCAGACGGTGTTGATCCAGCAGATGCCGTTCCCGGCGAGGGCGGTGAGCAGGAACAGGTGCCAGCACTTGAGCCCGGGGCTGTCCAGGAAGAGGTACTGCACGCCATAGCCGACGAGGCCGAACGAGGCGCCGACGAAGGCGACGAGCGGGAGCGGCACGTAGAGCGCGGCCACCCCGGAGAACCAGCCGAAGAGCTTGCCGGCGTCGGAGGCGAAGGCGAGGAAGTTGAGCTGCACCTGGGAGATGCCCTTGAGCTCCTTGAGCTGCGACGAGTAGACGGGGAAGTCGGAGTTGGGGCCGT
Coding sequences within:
- the LOC123079600 gene encoding protein NUCLEAR FUSION DEFECTIVE 4, with the protein product MSSPSSAHWLSLVGTIWLQTINGPNSDFPVYSSQLKELKGISQVQLNFLAFASDAGKLFGWFSGVAALYVPLPLVAFVGASFGLVGYGVQYLFLDSPGLKCWHLFLLTALAGNGICWINTVCYLLCIKNFASRSRVAVSLATSYLGLSAKVYTSLAESLPRLADSKAKTYLLLNAVVPMIVTVFVAPALRLFDLKTDSMASTDTAFLVMFAITLATGACAVVGSIGSTASGLSSREHMISLSVLLAVPMLIPAALKIRQSMNKIWEAKRENRIHDLGSDDAVVVIEVMDLETKEEEIVAAEEDPQEEVGGLQLLKKPDFWLYFFSYMFSGTLGLVFLNNLGQIAESRGLGQTSTLVSLSSSFGFFGRLLPSFMDYYSAKSGHSISRTGSMASLMAPMACAFFLLLNPGSVFLYASTAIIGTCTGAITSVAVSATSELFGAKNFGVNHNVLVSNIPVGSLCFGYFSAFLYQREAGARGAASCSGASCYQATFAIWGATCVVGTLLCVVLYVRSRSFAGRLPVRLQWLSRVANFLGARQKA